Proteins from a single region of Chitinophagales bacterium:
- a CDS encoding APC family permease, giving the protein MQANKKLQLFDFTMIVVGLVIGMGIFRTAATSAQYAIDSSVFFAAWIAGGLIALCGALTYAEIGSRFPVTGGYYRVFSYAYHPSIAFAINCVILISNAASLSGVALIGSGYISQVVFGEAATDTTKALIATGAVVVFYGVNLMGLRMSAKTQTVLMVIKISMILMLIAALFMPSIHFTGANDMVNKELGNISWIQSFGMSLIAVSFTYGGYQQTINFGNEVDKPAKNIPRGIFFGIAIIISLYLLVNMAYYKVIGFESLGKEKEIASIVAGKMFGETGASVFSGLLFLSVLAYVNVLLMSNPRVMFAMSEDGTLPAVFQKKSGKQDVLVVSLTAFAAICIVILFFSQEFEAILNFSIFLDCFGMAASAATIFFLRKRTKHLDGTGIYQMKLYPLLPIIFIAAYLFVGTSIVIQTPRIALTAFLVLASFMLLYFLTRSRQKN; this is encoded by the coding sequence ATGCAAGCCAATAAAAAACTGCAATTATTCGATTTTACCATGATCGTCGTAGGACTGGTCATTGGTATGGGTATATTTCGTACAGCAGCCACATCTGCGCAATATGCGATTGATTCCAGTGTGTTTTTTGCAGCTTGGATCGCAGGCGGATTGATTGCTTTATGCGGTGCCCTGACCTATGCGGAGATTGGTAGCCGTTTCCCTGTAACAGGTGGTTATTATCGTGTATTCTCCTACGCCTATCATCCATCCATCGCTTTCGCCATCAATTGTGTAATCCTTATTTCCAACGCAGCATCCCTGAGTGGTGTAGCATTAATTGGATCAGGTTATATCAGTCAGGTTGTATTCGGCGAAGCGGCAACAGATACAACCAAAGCGTTGATTGCAACGGGAGCAGTCGTGGTGTTTTACGGAGTTAATCTCATGGGCTTACGCATGAGTGCGAAAACACAAACCGTATTGATGGTAATCAAGATTAGCATGATCCTGATGTTGATTGCTGCATTGTTTATGCCTTCCATTCATTTTACTGGCGCTAATGACATGGTGAATAAGGAGCTGGGTAATATTTCCTGGATACAATCATTTGGGATGAGTCTGATTGCAGTATCCTTTACTTATGGCGGTTATCAGCAGACAATCAACTTTGGTAATGAAGTAGATAAGCCCGCTAAAAATATTCCTCGTGGAATCTTCTTTGGTATCGCTATCATCATTAGCCTGTACCTGTTGGTGAATATGGCTTATTATAAAGTGATTGGCTTTGAAAGCTTGGGTAAGGAAAAAGAAATTGCTTCTATCGTTGCCGGGAAAATGTTTGGTGAAACTGGGGCTAGTGTTTTTTCTGGCTTATTGTTTTTATCCGTACTCGCTTACGTCAACGTATTGCTGATGAGTAATCCTCGTGTAATGTTCGCGATGAGCGAAGACGGTACACTGCCTGCAGTTTTTCAAAAGAAATCAGGTAAACAGGATGTGCTAGTAGTATCTCTTACCGCATTTGCGGCTATTTGTATTGTGATCCTTTTCTTCTCGCAGGAGTTTGAAGCGATCCTCAACTTTTCCATCTTCTTGGATTGTTTTGGTATGGCAGCTTCTGCGGCAACCATCTTTTTCTTGCGTAAACGTACCAAGCATTTGGATGGCACGGGTATCTATCAAATGAAGCTGTATCCTTTGTTACCCATCATCTTTATTGCCGCGTATCTTTTCGTGGGTACCAGCATTGTGATTCAAACACCGCGTATTGCATTAACGGCTTTCCTGGTGTTGGCTTCCTTTATGTTGTTGTATTTCCTGACGAGAAGCCGTCAAAAAAACTAA
- a CDS encoding PLP-dependent transferase — MDISYILNELGEEREDYFRAIAPPIVQTSNFAFPSVDSMRKAFQDEYSTWLYSRGLNPTVDILRKKLAALDAAEDCLVFNSGAAAIFAAVLANVKTGDHILSVKNPYTWAQRMFEVILPRFGVTHSYIDGTDISNFKAAIQPNTSVIYLESPNSWTYDLQDLRAVAELAKSKGIITICDNSYCTPLYQQPCALGIDLSLQSATKYISGHSDVVAGVLSGSKAMIERVFNSEYMNIGSGIQPFNAWLLIRGLRTLQARLERITKTTDQLLTYLQQHPQVERVIFPFSPDFPQYALAKAQMKGACGLMTFVLKANSWQEIERFCEALRHILMAVSWGGHESLIIPKLAGMEREAFNSANPEHRMIRFYAGLEEADYLIQDLERGFSAMNHLS; from the coding sequence ATGGATATCTCCTATATTTTGAACGAGCTGGGTGAGGAGCGGGAAGATTATTTTCGCGCCATTGCGCCACCCATTGTGCAAACTTCCAATTTTGCTTTCCCTTCTGTGGATTCGATGCGTAAAGCATTTCAGGATGAATATTCTACCTGGTTATATAGTAGGGGATTGAATCCTACGGTCGATATTTTACGCAAAAAGCTCGCTGCTTTGGATGCAGCAGAAGATTGTTTAGTGTTCAATAGTGGTGCCGCCGCAATTTTTGCAGCAGTACTAGCCAATGTGAAAACAGGCGATCATATTTTAAGTGTGAAAAATCCTTACACATGGGCGCAACGCATGTTTGAAGTAATCCTGCCCAGATTCGGTGTAACGCATAGCTATATTGATGGAACAGATATCAGCAATTTTAAAGCAGCCATTCAGCCCAATACATCGGTGATATACTTAGAGTCGCCTAATAGCTGGACTTATGATTTACAGGATTTACGTGCAGTTGCTGAGTTAGCAAAATCAAAAGGGATTATTACAATCTGCGATAATAGCTATTGTACGCCTTTGTATCAGCAGCCTTGTGCACTGGGCATCGATTTGTCTTTGCAATCGGCCACAAAGTATATCAGCGGTCATAGTGATGTAGTGGCAGGTGTTTTATCGGGTAGTAAGGCAATGATTGAAAGGGTATTCAACAGCGAGTACATGAATATTGGTTCAGGTATTCAGCCCTTTAATGCTTGGTTGTTGATCAGAGGGTTGCGCACGCTTCAGGCACGTTTAGAGCGCATCACCAAAACAACAGATCAACTGCTTACCTATCTACAGCAGCACCCTCAGGTTGAGCGGGTGATCTTTCCATTTAGTCCCGATTTCCCGCAATACGCATTGGCCAAAGCCCAGATGAAGGGCGCTTGCGGCTTGATGACTTTTGTGCTAAAAGCAAATTCATGGCAGGAGATTGAAAGGTTTTGTGAAGCGCTGCGACATATTCTTATGGCGGTCAGCTGGGGTGGTCATGAGTCATTAATCATTCCAAAGTTGGCGGGGATGGAGCGCGAGGCTTTCAATTCTGCTAACCCTGAACATAGAATGATTCGCTTTTATGCAGGTTTAGAAGAAGCGGATTACCTGATTCAAGACCTGGAAAGGGGTTTTTCAGCCATGAATCACCTTTCATAA
- a CDS encoding TolC family protein, whose protein sequence is MSKQHLLLLGLAAALGAQAQTTGDKWDLRRCVDYAVKNNISVQQADVQARIAALQAEARKLAFYPNANFNSNIGMSFGRSIDPTTNQFITSQFVQNSYNLSTGIQVFGWGSLKHSYASAKFGAEAAKVDIERAGNDVSLNVATFYLQVLATKQQFEIARVQVEQTKSQLDFTKLRVQVGALPELNAAELEAQLARDSVTVVNADANHQQAILQLKALLNLDMAAPFDLDIPPVERIPIDPLAELEPAGLYKLALTTQPLQRVNNLRFKAAESNLKVAKAAMYPTISVGAGLSTNFANPSQVVTGANIIGVKPTAQFVNVAGTNYVVQTPDVQFISGKRSFWQMWDGWGTQLDRNFGQNIGVRISVPIFNNGNARLSYERSKLDMKLQETTIRQADLTLQQNIYQAYNTAIAALQRYNAGKKSVETAQKSYDFARKRYESGLATTLDLITNQNNLLRAKLDLLNSQFDYVFRMKLLEFYKGQGLKL, encoded by the coding sequence ATGAGTAAGCAACATTTGTTATTGCTGGGTCTGGCAGCGGCCCTAGGTGCCCAGGCACAAACCACTGGTGATAAGTGGGATCTCCGCCGCTGTGTAGACTACGCTGTAAAGAACAACATCTCTGTGCAACAAGCTGATGTGCAGGCGCGTATCGCTGCTTTGCAGGCTGAGGCCAGAAAACTGGCTTTCTATCCAAACGCCAATTTTAACAGCAATATTGGTATGTCTTTTGGTCGTTCAATTGACCCAACAACAAACCAGTTCATCACCAGTCAGTTTGTTCAGAATTCTTATAACCTGTCTACAGGGATACAAGTTTTTGGCTGGGGAAGCTTAAAGCACAGCTATGCTTCTGCTAAGTTTGGCGCTGAAGCTGCCAAAGTAGACATTGAGCGTGCAGGTAATGATGTGTCATTGAATGTGGCCACATTTTATCTGCAGGTCTTGGCTACCAAGCAGCAATTTGAGATTGCCCGTGTTCAGGTTGAGCAAACAAAATCTCAGTTAGATTTTACCAAACTGCGTGTACAGGTAGGTGCTTTGCCAGAATTGAATGCTGCAGAGCTTGAAGCTCAGTTGGCAAGAGATAGTGTAACAGTAGTGAATGCTGATGCCAATCACCAGCAGGCAATTCTGCAGTTAAAAGCATTGTTGAATCTGGATATGGCAGCACCTTTTGATTTAGATATTCCGCCTGTAGAAAGAATACCTATTGATCCTCTGGCTGAATTGGAGCCCGCCGGTTTGTATAAGCTGGCATTAACAACGCAGCCTTTGCAAAGAGTCAATAACCTTCGCTTCAAAGCTGCTGAAAGCAATTTGAAAGTGGCTAAGGCAGCCATGTATCCAACCATTAGTGTGGGTGCAGGTTTATCAACCAACTTCGCTAATCCCAGTCAGGTTGTTACTGGTGCCAATATCATTGGGGTAAAGCCAACAGCACAGTTTGTGAATGTGGCTGGAACCAATTATGTAGTTCAAACTCCGGATGTGCAGTTTATTTCTGGTAAACGTTCTTTTTGGCAGATGTGGGATGGTTGGGGAACACAGCTCGACAGAAACTTTGGTCAGAACATTGGTGTGCGTATATCAGTACCCATTTTCAACAATGGTAACGCCCGACTGAGTTATGAGCGTAGCAAGCTGGACATGAAATTGCAAGAAACAACGATTCGTCAGGCCGATCTTACTTTACAACAGAATATCTATCAGGCGTATAATACCGCCATCGCTGCGTTGCAACGCTATAATGCTGGAAAGAAAAGCGTAGAGACGGCACAGAAGTCTTATGATTTTGCCAGAAAACGTTATGAATCAGGATTGGCAACAACACTGGATTTGATTACCAATCAGAACAACTTATTGCGTGCGAAACTTGATTTATTGAATAGTCAGTTCGATTATGTATTCCGCATGAAACTCCTGGAATTTTACAAAGGCCAGGGATTGAAACTCTAA
- a CDS encoding efflux RND transporter periplasmic adaptor subunit, with the protein MKNKKLLWLIIALVGIVVVLIALKSAGVIGKEEGIKVSVEKAANRTIIETVNASGKVYPEVEVKVSPDVSGEIVELTVNEGDSVTKGQVVARIFADILASQRDQASAVVSQQQAQVANVSAQLGALKATLDQTEANYNRQKKLFDEKVISRLEYEQADQAYRSAKANYAAAQESINSSKAAVRSAQAQLTRADKDVGRTVIVAPMSGIVSLLSVKKGERVAGNSFNVGTEMMRIADMRSIEVRVDVGENDIPKVKIGDTALVEVDAYSNRKFKGLVYKIANPQTSAALGGAATTNEVTNYKVHIRLLRESYTDLMGKGKSFPFRPGMSASADIQTKTKANVLSVPLNAVTTRSKKDEAPKAGDDKKSDKPAESNNTAENKAAEDDIEEVVFVLQKDNTVKKLKVKTAVQDLNYIEVLEGIKVGDQVVTGPYNTVSKLLKQGDKVKVVEKDKLYEDKKD; encoded by the coding sequence ATGAAGAATAAGAAATTATTGTGGTTAATCATTGCGCTGGTAGGCATTGTGGTCGTATTGATTGCATTGAAATCTGCCGGTGTTATTGGCAAAGAAGAAGGCATCAAGGTCTCTGTAGAGAAAGCTGCCAACAGAACCATTATCGAAACGGTGAATGCCAGCGGTAAGGTATACCCTGAAGTAGAAGTAAAAGTGAGCCCTGATGTTAGCGGTGAAATCGTTGAGTTAACCGTGAATGAAGGTGATAGCGTAACCAAGGGTCAGGTAGTTGCCAGAATCTTTGCAGACATCCTCGCTTCTCAGCGCGATCAGGCATCTGCTGTTGTGTCTCAGCAGCAGGCGCAGGTAGCCAATGTGAGTGCACAGCTCGGTGCTTTAAAAGCTACTTTGGATCAAACTGAAGCTAACTACAACAGACAGAAAAAGCTTTTTGATGAGAAAGTGATTTCACGCTTAGAATACGAGCAGGCAGATCAGGCTTATCGTTCTGCTAAGGCCAATTATGCTGCAGCACAGGAAAGTATCAATAGTAGTAAAGCTGCTGTAAGAAGTGCACAAGCACAGTTGACAAGAGCTGATAAGGATGTTGGTCGTACTGTTATCGTTGCGCCAATGAGCGGTATCGTATCATTGCTGAGCGTGAAAAAAGGTGAGCGCGTGGCTGGTAACAGCTTTAACGTTGGTACAGAAATGATGCGTATTGCAGATATGCGTAGTATCGAAGTGCGTGTAGATGTTGGTGAGAATGATATCCCTAAAGTAAAGATTGGTGATACGGCTTTAGTAGAAGTAGATGCGTATAGCAATAGAAAGTTCAAAGGTTTGGTGTATAAGATCGCAAACCCACAAACAAGTGCTGCTCTTGGCGGTGCTGCTACAACCAATGAAGTAACCAATTACAAGGTGCATATTCGCTTACTGCGCGAAAGCTATACAGACTTAATGGGCAAAGGCAAATCATTCCCATTCCGTCCGGGTATGAGTGCCAGTGCAGATATTCAGACAAAGACAAAAGCGAATGTGTTGTCTGTGCCTTTGAATGCAGTTACTACACGTAGCAAAAAAGATGAAGCGCCTAAAGCAGGTGATGATAAGAAATCAGATAAGCCAGCTGAGTCGAACAATACAGCTGAAAACAAAGCTGCTGAAGACGATATTGAAGAAGTAGTATTTGTATTGCAGAAAGACAATACCGTAAAAAAACTGAAAGTGAAGACTGCTGTTCAGGACCTGAACTATATTGAGGTGCTGGAAGGAATTAAAGTAGGTGATCAGGTAGTGACTGGCCCGTATAACACAGTAAGTAAGCTTTTAAAGCAAGGCGATAAGGTGAAAGTGGTAGAAAAGGATAAGTTATACGAGGATAAAAAAGATTAA
- a CDS encoding NAD(P)-binding domain-containing protein, producing MQFGMIGSGSWATALSKILTDNGNHIHWWMRNSDSIKYMRSRRHNPHYLNAAYFNMAQITLDDQLSTVVQNSDVLVVAVPSAFAEDALSAIKPEELKGKKIVSAIKGMLPTHNQLLHEFLANRFQFPLEDYYTVLGPCHAEEVAAEKLSYLTFSGKDAQQTADIAANFRTEYLNTVVNSDVIGVQYAAVLKNIYALGAGIAHGLDYGDNFQSVYIANAADEMVRFLRKASSTAEQQEAPINYAASVYLGDLLVTCYSLYSRNRTFGNMIGKGYSVRSAQLEMNMVAEGYNASKCIYHTNQLIQAEIPIATAIYRILWEQMPAQEGFRMIEEILV from the coding sequence ATGCAGTTTGGAATGATTGGTAGTGGAAGTTGGGCAACTGCACTGTCCAAAATTCTCACAGATAACGGTAATCACATACACTGGTGGATGCGTAATAGTGATTCCATCAAGTATATGCGCAGCAGACGCCATAATCCACATTACCTGAACGCTGCTTATTTCAACATGGCTCAAATTACGCTGGATGATCAATTGTCTACCGTAGTTCAGAATAGTGATGTGCTGGTGGTTGCTGTACCATCTGCATTTGCAGAAGATGCCCTCAGTGCCATCAAACCAGAAGAGCTGAAGGGGAAAAAAATAGTCTCTGCGATAAAAGGGATGTTGCCTACTCATAATCAATTACTTCATGAGTTTTTGGCCAACCGCTTTCAATTTCCATTGGAGGATTATTATACTGTATTAGGTCCCTGCCATGCGGAAGAAGTGGCTGCGGAGAAGCTCTCCTATCTTACTTTCTCGGGAAAGGATGCTCAGCAAACTGCGGATATTGCTGCAAACTTTAGAACGGAATATTTGAACACTGTTGTTAATTCTGATGTTATCGGGGTACAGTATGCAGCAGTCTTGAAGAATATTTACGCACTCGGAGCAGGTATTGCCCATGGATTAGACTACGGCGATAACTTTCAGAGTGTATATATTGCCAACGCCGCCGATGAAATGGTACGCTTTTTGCGTAAAGCAAGCAGCACAGCAGAACAGCAGGAGGCGCCTATCAATTATGCTGCATCTGTGTATCTGGGAGATTTGCTGGTTACCTGTTACTCTTTGTACAGCCGTAACCGCACTTTTGGTAACATGATCGGGAAGGGGTATTCCGTTCGGTCTGCCCAGCTGGAGATGAATATGGTAGCAGAAGGGTATAATGCCAGTAAATGCATTTACCATACAAACCAGCTGATACAAGCCGAAATACCGATTGCGACAGCCATTTACCGGATACTCTGGGAGCAAATGCCCGCCCAGGAAGGATTCAGAATGATTGAGGAAATTTTGGTGTAA
- a CDS encoding helix-turn-helix transcriptional regulator yields the protein MPGSVIRKYRELRNYTQEYVAKQMNISQNAYSKIENNYTQLTVKHVRDLSRILEVSILDLLKSDFEIHKPAQMQLESVSKDNLLMVLDQLSTKLKDKHPQKHDFYPVVMSMLQAVDNTLENVH from the coding sequence ATGCCAGGTTCAGTTATTCGTAAGTACAGGGAGTTGAGAAACTACACGCAGGAGTATGTAGCTAAGCAGATGAACATTTCTCAGAATGCGTATAGTAAGATTGAAAACAACTATACCCAACTGACAGTCAAGCACGTAAGGGACTTATCGAGAATTCTCGAAGTATCCATTTTGGATTTACTGAAAAGTGATTTTGAGATTCACAAACCTGCTCAAATGCAGCTGGAGAGTGTGTCTAAAGACAACTTGCTTATGGTGCTAGACCAGCTTTCAACCAAGTTGAAAGACAAACATCCGCAAAAGCATGATTTTTATCCCGTGGTAATGTCCATGCTGCAAGCGGTTGACAATACGCTGGAAAACGTTCACTAG
- the hemW gene encoding radical SAM family heme chaperone HemW gives MAGIYIHIPFCRKACHYCNFHFSTSTKLMEAMVDAICKELHLRQAYVEHQQIETIYFGGGTPSLVPAALLRKILDKIYHCFQVADTAEITLEANPDDINPQALVSWRAMGVNRLSVGIQSFDQDELSWMNRAHSASQAQDCIPLIKQSGFTNFSIDLIYGSPLLSDEQLSKNIAIAVDHQVPHIAAYALTVEPQTALAHFVEKGKSAATDPEKQVRQSNILMQQLEDAGYEHYEISNFAKPGFRSQHNSSYWMGKHYLGLGPGAHSFNGYSRQWNISNNNLYVQSIELGDIPAEVEMLTATQQLNEYIMTSLRTAEGLSLQKAGTWGEHQTARIMRMAEPFIKDGRVIHQSDVLILSRSGKSWADGIAAALFED, from the coding sequence TTGTAAAGAATTGCATCTGCGGCAAGCATATGTCGAGCATCAGCAAATTGAAACCATTTATTTTGGTGGAGGCACCCCATCACTGGTTCCAGCAGCATTGCTCAGAAAAATACTGGACAAGATTTATCATTGCTTTCAAGTAGCTGATACTGCAGAAATCACACTGGAAGCCAATCCCGATGATATTAATCCACAGGCTTTAGTTAGTTGGCGTGCAATGGGCGTAAATCGGCTAAGTGTAGGAATACAAAGCTTCGATCAGGACGAATTGAGCTGGATGAATCGGGCTCACTCAGCGAGTCAGGCACAGGATTGTATTCCATTAATCAAACAAAGTGGATTCACCAATTTCAGCATTGATCTCATCTATGGCAGCCCCCTGCTGTCAGATGAGCAACTGAGCAAAAACATTGCGATCGCTGTTGATCATCAGGTACCACACATTGCTGCTTATGCCCTAACTGTAGAACCTCAAACAGCTTTAGCACATTTTGTAGAGAAGGGAAAATCAGCTGCAACGGATCCTGAAAAGCAAGTACGACAGTCCAACATATTAATGCAGCAACTGGAAGATGCGGGGTACGAACACTATGAGATCTCCAATTTTGCTAAACCAGGTTTCAGAAGCCAACATAACAGTAGTTACTGGATGGGTAAACACTATTTGGGATTAGGGCCAGGGGCACACTCTTTCAATGGATACAGCAGACAATGGAATATTTCCAACAATAACCTCTATGTGCAATCTATCGAACTAGGAGATATTCCTGCAGAGGTTGAAATGCTGACTGCAACACAACAACTCAACGAATATATCATGACCAGCCTGCGAACGGCCGAGGGTTTATCACTGCAAAAAGCAGGCACTTGGGGTGAACATCAGACAGCAAGAATCATGCGTATGGCTGAGCCCTTTATAAAAGACGGCAGAGTTATACATCAGTCTGATGTATTGATACTCAGCCGCAGCGGAAAGAGCTGGGCCGATGGAATTGCAGCAGCTTTGTTTGAGGACTAG